The following is a genomic window from Bacillus paramycoides.
TTTTTAAAAATGATTGTTTCATCTCAGTTCTCTCATAAATTTATTTAAACTATTTAAAACCTCGAATAACATACAAGATTTCATATCAATATCCATGTGTATTAATATATTTTTCAAAAAGGATTACAAACGAATATATAAATTTATTTTTTTAGAATCTAAATAATTTCACGTATCTTAATATTAGTAAAAATATTTTTCAATAAATAAGTGAAAAGTACTAACAGCGTTTTTTCATTTTATGGATACAATTTTTAAATTTGATGGCGATAAGATAGAACCTCTATTTGGGCGAAGCTAAAAGCTTGGGAATTACTCGGCCATCGATAAACTTAGATTAAATTTAAAAAGAACCAATAATTTCGAAGTTTTAAGGTATTATGATCCGCTGCAATAAGCAAAAGATCTAAAGTGTAATCTTGAGAAGATGTGAAGAAAGTAATTGAAGGAAAAAATTTCTCAGATGATGGCGAACCTGACGACTACTCCGACAACAGAAGACATAGTACGCATGTAGCTGGAACTATGGCGGCTACCATTAATAGAACCGGAGTAGTACCGGAAGTAAGCATCCTCATTTTGAAAGTATTTGATAAAGATGGTTTTGCCTAGAATACAAATGTGATTAAAGTTATTGATCACGCAATATCATAATTTCTATAATTAACGTGCAAAATAACCCCTGTACCACAGATTTTGAACACTAAACAGGAGGTTTGAACTCATGAAATTACCTGAGGAAAGCAAGCACAAGGTAAGTGCGATGATGGTGAAGCACTTAGAGGATTTACGTGATGAAGAGCAGATCATTAACGTTTTCCTTAAAAAGGATAGCCAAATAAGTACAGCATCCTTAAATACTCAACTTGAGGAAGTAGGTGCTAAAGTGATTGATCGATTTGATACGATCAACACAGATGTTATACAAGTAAAGGCTAGTCATCTTAAGGAGATTCTTAAAAATCCAGCGGTCAAGTCTGTTGTTATGGAGCAAACGTATCACCTTACATTGGATGTTGCTAACAAGGTTGTGACTAATCCTGTAAATCCAGATATTGAGACTTCCTTAAGTGGTAAGGGGGTAACGATTGCGATTATTGATACAGGTATTTACCCACATCCAGACCTAACCATGCCAAATAATCGAATCATTGGTTTTTATGATGTATTCAAGAAACAAGAGGTAGAGCCCTTTGACGATGGCGGGCATGGGACTCACTGCGCGGGATGTGCTGCTGGAAATGGGCATAGCAGCGGTGGGAAATACCGGGGGTTAGCATATCAAGCAAACCTTGTTGGGGTCCGAGTTTTTGAAGGGCCTAATACGTCAACTAGAAGAATCATTCAAGGGATAGAATGGTGTATTAAGAATAAGGAGAAGTATGATATCAAAGTTATGTCATTATCTCTTGGCGCGATAGCTCTAAACCCGCCAGAAATTGATCCGTTGTGCACAATCTTAAGAGAAGCTCAAAACCATGGTATCACAGTCTTGGCAGCTGCAGGTAATGAAGGTCCATTTCCACAATCGATAGGTAGCCCAGGGACAGAACCTGAAGTTATCACGGTAGGGGCAACCAATGATAAAAATACAGTAGGGAGCGCTGATGATGCCATTAGTAACTTCTCAAGTCGAGGACCAACAAAATTCGGTCATCAGAAGCCGGATGTTGTTGCACCAGGAACGAACATTATCTCACTCAGGTCAGTGAACTCTGATTATGACCAATCCTTTCCTGAAAAGAGGGTTGGGGAGGACTACTGTACAATGAACGGAACTTCTATGGCTACACCAATCGTTGCTGGTCTTGCAGCGCTTCTATATGAGGCCAAACCAGATGCAACCCCAGAGGAAATCAGGGATGCTATTCTAAAAGGAGCAAAAGACTTGTTCCATGATGCAGATAGTGCGGGTAGGGGCTACACGAGTCTTAAAAGTTCACTTGAACATTTGTAGGTTCCTATAACTATATAACATAAACAGATCAACAAAAAAGTGACAGTTTAGGACTTTATTTTCGCGTCCATGACTGTCACTTTTTTTCTCCTGGGGAAGTCTACATCGTCATCAACTTAAAAAATTGATTGAGCCCCAAAATGAAAAAAACGAGTCAAATTCTCATAAATAACTGTAAAAAGGTAAATTTCTCGTAATAGAGATGTCTCAAAATCTTAGCTTGATGGATGTGGCGCTACCCCACATCCATCAACTTAAGGGATAGTTTAGAGGACTTAATTGAAGCAGAATTGATTTTTTCAGATGAAAGATATATCGATGGTATTATGGATTTTATTAAAAATAATATTAAGTGGATTAATTATTGTGTTCAAATAATACTTAAAAAAAATGATAATAAATCAAAAGGTGAGAATTTAATTAAGAAACTTAGAGAATATGTGGAAAGCAACGAAGAAATAAATCCTCAAATTGCTGCATCACTTGAAAGACTTAATCAATAGGTATTTTAAAACTGAAAGTTACTTTGCAAAAGGTAACTTGATGGTAATAGCGACTGGGCTTGCAAGTTTGTCTAGTTTTTATTGTCTTATTTAAAATAAAAAGAGTAGCATGGCATAGCGACATGTGGTCATCTCCCTGTCAAGTAGACAGTAATAAAAAGAGTATTATGCCACGGCCTTTTCCCGATATTCTATCGGGGAAAGGCCGTGAAGTTTTTCTTGGAACCTTTCTGTATTATAGAAGTGAATATATTCTTGAATTGCTCGATAGGCCATTTCATATGTTTTTGGGCGCACTAAATACAACTTCTCTGTTTTTAAATGTGAGAAGAATGATTCGATACACGCATTATCAAAACAGTTTCTACGTCTAGAATGACTACCGACAAATCCTAATTTCTCTAACTGTTTTGCGTAGGATTTAGATGTATATTGAAACCCTTGATCTGAATGGAAAAGGGGCTTAGTGGTTAATGACTTCTCTTCTAATTGACGTAATGTAGTTAAAACCAAATCTAAATCATTTCTTGAAGATAGCTCCCAGGCAACAATTTCATTGTTGTATAGATCTAACACAGCTGACAAATAGGCAAATTGTTCTCCGATTCGCACATAAGTAATATCTGTTACGAATTTTTGGTTTTGCTTTTCAGCCTGAAACTCTCGATTCAAATGATTTTTAAATATCACAGATGTTTTTCTTCCATAAAATGGACGTTTTTTTGAATGATAGATTGAATATCCAGCTCTCTCATGAGACGACGAACACGTTTATGATTGATTACCATTCCTTCCCGTGTAGATTTGGATTGCGCTTTTTTAAATACTCAACCTGTGCCTTCAAATAAGCATTTTCTTCTTCTAGACTATTAAAATTCTTTCGATTCCAGACACCACGTTGATCATCAAAGGACTCCCCCTGTTGCGCACGTTTTACCCACTCAATAATCTGGGCATCGCTCTTCACACTGAGTTGTTCACGAATTTCTCGCAATGATTTTCTCTCTTCTAATCGAAGATGAACTGCTTCTCGCTTTAGTTCTTCTGTATATTTTTGAAATGATTGTCCCTTTCTTGCCATAAAAAAATCCCCTCCAGATAAAACAGTATTGAGTCCATCATATCAGATGGACTCTTTTTTTACTGTCTACCTATAGGGGATAATACCAATGTTACTCTTTTTTTTGAATCAATTTTTAGCATTTGAATTTGAAAGATGTCACTGTCTTTTATGCTCAG
Proteins encoded in this region:
- a CDS encoding S8 family serine peptidase, whose product is MKKVIEGKNFSDDGEPDDYSDNRRHSTHVAGTMAATINRTGVVPEVSILILKVFDKDGFA
- a CDS encoding S8 family peptidase, encoding MKLPEESKHKVSAMMVKHLEDLRDEEQIINVFLKKDSQISTASLNTQLEEVGAKVIDRFDTINTDVIQVKASHLKEILKNPAVKSVVMEQTYHLTLDVANKVVTNPVNPDIETSLSGKGVTIAIIDTGIYPHPDLTMPNNRIIGFYDVFKKQEVEPFDDGGHGTHCAGCAAGNGHSSGGKYRGLAYQANLVGVRVFEGPNTSTRRIIQGIEWCIKNKEKYDIKVMSLSLGAIALNPPEIDPLCTILREAQNHGITVLAAAGNEGPFPQSIGSPGTEPEVITVGATNDKNTVGSADDAISNFSSRGPTKFGHQKPDVVAPGTNIISLRSVNSDYDQSFPEKRVGEDYCTMNGTSMATPIVAGLAALLYEAKPDATPEEIRDAILKGAKDLFHDADSAGRGYTSLKSSLEHL